A DNA window from Fragaria vesca subsp. vesca linkage group LG3, FraVesHawaii_1.0, whole genome shotgun sequence contains the following coding sequences:
- the LOC101304371 gene encoding cation/H(+) antiporter 4-like, with the protein MSFTPSRAQFKKNRTCVELPPNIHSSGIWPGKPRETTIANEFDTTGATLPMLEMKMVMTFLVTQLFQLILGSFGLPLFVSQMLAGFLLGPAVIGRIQFFENWYNDWIMSLASQDVLGTLTMFGYSMFLFLAAVKMDASLLLKTGRKAFYTGIFSLMVPLIVGFSTVNLLDYQKGKNNLKEENGVPYGIKFLILSISRTSFSVIVSLLGQLLILTSELGRLGLSAALVCDMLTLTLITIARALPTSKKGVEKFPYKQDNLSFPLINLGYCLACVLVVRPAMNWLIRQTPKGKPVNNGYIFGVVLLALVSGAPKQLVIYGPFFLGLVVPSGPPLGSTLVQKYDFMVSRVFMPLFVTNCVLMSDLRELRFDANLLVLLVITMLAKFLGSLAPAICCRIPIKDAFALAFIMSCKGAVEIGGYFMIYDGQNITDGVYALAMLMILFAHLIVAYAVKHLYKKSTRYAGYEQRNVLGIRPNSELKILSCIHKQDNVPAVINLLDVACPTGENPIDLNVLHLIEMTGQDAPMLISHRMQKKTTMSSSFDSEDVLVSLLKFEGEYGAAVEVHPFTAVWPSKWMYEQICTLALDRLTHLIILPFHRLWTVDGAVKSEDETVRNINISVLDESPCSVGVLVNRGPLRQNHKREDWQAQFNVALIFLGGEDDRETLALTGRMTGDPSIILTVFHIKPPTEPEIGPGLDWDSVLDFESLRKFRLNNTGNGRYVIYREAVSESGEQTLDMLREIVHKYDLFVVGRRKKVKDSTPQTSGLDDWSEYSELGIIGDLLASDDLGCRSSILVVQSQ; encoded by the exons ATGAGTTTTACACCGTCAAGGGCCCAGTTCAAGAAGAACAGGACATGTGTGGAGTTACCACCCAACATTCATTCAAGTGGTATTTGGCCGGGAAAGCCTAGAGAAACAACTATTGCTAATGAGTTTGATACCACGGGTGCTACATTACCAATGCTCGAAATGAAAATGGTCATGACCTTCTTAGTCACCCAGCTCTTCCAACTCATTCTTGGTTCATTTGGCCTCCCATTATTTGTCTCTCAAATGCTA GCAGGATTCTTGCTTGGTCCAGCGGTGATCGGCAGAATTCAATTTTTCGAAAACTGGTACAATGACTGGATAATGTCCTTGGCAAGTCAGGACGTACTTGGCACTCTCACAATGTTTGGCTACTCGATGTTCTTGTTTCTGGCAGCAGTGAAGATGGATGCAAGTCTATTATTGAAGACTGGGAGAAAAGCATTTTACACTGGCATTTTCTCCTTGATGGTGCCCCTAATTGTTGGCTTTTCCACAGTGAATTTGTTGGACTATCAGAAGGGAAAAAACAATTTGAAAGAGGAAAACGGAGTGCCATATGGAATCAAATTCCTGATATTATCAATATCTCGGACATCATTTTCTGTGATAGTTTCCCTCCTTGGCCAACTCCTCATCCTTACTTCCGAACTCGGACGATTAGGATTGTCAGCAGCTCTAGTCTGCGACATGCTAACCTTGACTCTCATAACAATTGCGAGAGCGTTACCAACCAGCAAGAAAGGTGTGGAAAAGTTTCCCTACAAGCAAGACAATTTAAGTTTCCCTCTTATTAACTTAGGATATTGTCTTGCTTGTGTGCTCGTGGTCCGACCGGCTATGAATTGGCTCATCAGACAGACACCTAAAGGCAAGCCTGTAAACAATGGCTACATCTTTGGCGTCGTCTTGCTGGCCTTGGTTTCCGGAGCTCCCAAACAGCTTGTTATATACGGACCTTTCTTTCTCGGCTTAGTTGTACCAAGTGGACCTCCTCTCGGGTCGACCCTGGTTCAGAAATACGACTTCATGGTCTCCCGCGTGTTCATGCCACTCTTTGTCACCAATTGTGTGCTTATGTCAGATCTTAGAGAACTTCGCTTCGATGCTAATTTACTGGTTTTGTTGGTAATAACTATGTTGGCCAAATTCTTGGGTTCTTTGGCACCAGCAATCTGCTGTAGAATTCCCATCAAGGATGCTTTCGCCCTCGCTTTCATAATGAGTTGCAAAGGTGCCGTCGAAATCGGTGGTTATTTCATGATCTATGATGGCCAG AATATCACCGACGGGGTTTATGCCTTGGCGATGTTGATGATCCTCTTTGCCCACCTCATCGTGGCATATGCCGTGAAGCACCTGTACAAGAAATCGACTAGGTACGCAGGGTATGAGCAGAGAAATGTACTAGGCATTAGACCTAACTCGGAGCTCAAGATTCTTTCATGCATCCACAAACAAGACAACGTGCCAGCTGTCATCAACTTATTGGATGTGGCTTGCCCTACCGGAGAAAACCCTATTGATCTCAACGTCCTCCACCTGATAGAGATGACCGGCCAAGACGCCCCCATGCTCATTTCCCACCGCATGCAAAAGAAGACGACAATGTCCAGCAGCTTCGACTCCGAGGACGTCCTCGTTTCTTTGCTCAAATTCGAGGGGGAGTACGGTGCCGCCGTTGAGGTCCACCCCTTCACGGCGGTCTGGCCGTCAAAATGGATGTACGAACAGATATGTACCCTTGCCCTAGACAGGCTCACACATCTCATCATACTCCCCTTCCACCGCCTTTGGACGGTGGACGGCGCTGTTAAATCGGAGGACGAAACCGTCAGAAACATAAACATTAGTGTTCTAGACGAATCGCCTTGTTCGGTGGGAGTTCTAGTCAACCGAGGCCCGCTCCGGCAAAACCACAAACGAGAAGATTGGCAAGCACAGTTCAATGTTGCGTTGATTTTCTTAGGTGGTGAAGATGATAGAGAAACATTGGCTTTGACGGGAAGGATGACCGGCGACCCGAGCATCATCCTAACCGTGTTTCATATCAAGCCCCCCACAGAGCCTGAAATTGGGCCAGGGCTTGACTGGGACAGTGTTCTGGACTTTGAGAGTTTGAGGAAGTTCAGGCTAAACAACACCGGCAACGGCCGTTACGTGATTTACAGGGAAGCGGTTTCTGAAAGTGGGGAACAAACCTTGGACATGTTGAGGGAGATTGTGCACAAGTATGACCTTTTCGTGGTCGGGAGGAGGAAAAAGGTTAAGGATAGTACTCCTCAGACTTCAGGGCTTGATGATTGGAGTGAGTACTCAGAGCTTGGGATTATAGGCGACTTGCTCGCATCAGATGATTTGGGTTGCAGATCTTCTATCTTAGTGGTGCAGAGCCAATAA
- the LOC101314639 gene encoding dihydrolipoyllysine-residue succinyltransferase component of 2-oxoglutarate dehydrogenase complex 2, mitochondrial-like, translating into MPEPIGQMWSMHFSSETGDLVDAVVPFMGESINDGILATFLKKSGDRVELDELIAQIETDKVTIDVASPESGVIEKFVANEGDTVEPGTKIAVILKSGEGVSHVGPSEKAVPQPSSPVETIDKNQPSKVETTPVTEKPKAPSPLSPKPSAQEPQLPTKERERRIPMTTLRKRIAKRLKDSQNTYAMLTTFNEVDMTNLMKLRSDFKDAFVEKHGVKLGLMSGFIKAAASGLQNQPAINAVIDGDDIVYRDYIDISVAVGTPKGLVVPVIRNADKMNFAEIEKEINALAKKATEGRLSIDEMAGGSFTISNGGVYGSLISTPIINPPQSAILGMHSIVNRPMVVGGEIVPRPMMYIALTYDHRLIDGREAVYFLRRVKDVVEDPRRLLLDV; encoded by the exons ATGCCAGAGCCCATCGGGCAAATGTGGAGTATGCATTTTTCTTCAGAGACTG GGGATTTGGTTGACGCCGTTGTGCCTTTCATGGGTGAATCTATTAATGATGGAATTTTGGCGACATTCTTGAAGA AGTCTGGAGACCGGGTGGAACTCGATGAACTGATTGCTCAAATTGAAACAGATAAG GTCACGATTGATGTTGCTAGTCCTGAATCTGGTGTAATTGAGAAG TTTGTAGCCAATGAAGGGGATACCGTAGAACCAGGTACCAAGATTGCTGTCATACTAAAGTCTGGTGAAGGTGTATCCCATGTGGGTCCATCAGAGAAAGCTGTTCCACAACCATCTTCCCCTGTAGAAACTATTGACAAGAATCAACCATCTAAAGTTGAAACAACTCCAGTTACGGAGAAGCCAAAAGCACCCTCTCCACTATCTCCCAAACCCTCAGCTCAAGAACCTCAGCTCCCCACCAAGGAAAGAGAAAGACGA ATTCCTATGACAACGCTTCGCAAAAGGATTGCTAAAAGATTGAAAGATTCACAGAACACATATGCAATGCTGACGACATTCAATGAAGTTGATAT GACAAATTTGATGAAGCTTCGTTCTGACTTCAAGGATGCATTTGTTGAGAAGCATGGGGTCAAATTGGGGCTTATGTCGGGATTCATCAAG GCTGCTGCCAGTGGGCTCCAAAATCAGCCTGCTATTAATGCAGTCATTGATGGGGATGATATCGTATATAGAGATTACATAGATATAAGTGTAGCCGTGGGTACTCCTAAG GGCCTTGTCGTGCCAGTTATCCGCAATGCTGATAAGATGAATTTTGCTGAGATAGAGAAGGAGATCAATGCCCTTGCAAAGAAGGCAACTGAGGGGCGTCTTTCAATTGATGAGATGGCTGGTGGTTCGTTTACAATATCCAATGGTGGAGTTTACGGAAGCCTTATAAGTACCCCCATCATCAACCCTCCTCAG TCTGCAATCTTGGGTATGCACTCAATAGTGAACCGACCAATGGTTGTTGGAGGCGAGATTGTCCCGCGGCCAATGATGTACATCGCTCTTACCTATGACCATAGGCTGATTGATGGAAGAGAGGCAGTTTACTTCTTGCGTCGTGTTAAAGATGTTGTGGAAGACCCAAGGAGGCTTCTCCTTGATGTATGA
- the LOC101304660 gene encoding probable F-box protein At4g22030-like — protein sequence MATIQASFCSASFSSASSRKTKATLYSQNFESSHLSVPRLLVNELNQRNGLLNLTATSSDLDLNPKSDNRKGSNLGDSISDSNLVQELYAIMEIVVDRIEMHNNIKAQRDNWNGLLLNSVNGMTATAAIMAGLACVSGSGPSILSLKISSSLLYMAVTGIVLVMNKIQPSQLAEEQRNASRLFKKLHEEIKTTLAIKNPVTSFDVKVAMEKVLALDKAFPLPLLGTMIEKFPQVVEPAVWWPEEEPKCHDQNMSDMFERNGWNENLEEEMKEVLGVMKGRDSAEYARLSNMVLKVNKFLAFCGPLLTGSAAIGSCLIGLPGFGSWGAAFGVVLGALGTVVNSLEHGGQVGMVFEMYRSSAGFFKLMEETIESNLKEREVGDRENGELFEVKVALQLGRSLSELRDLARASSLSSKFQQAKEECASKLF from the coding sequence ATGGCCACTATTCAAGCTTCTTTTTGTTCTGCTTCATTTTCTTCAGCTTCCTCTAGAAAAACCAAAGCTACTCTTTATTCCCAAAACTTTGAATCATCCCATCTTTCAGTTCCCAGGCTCCTGGTTAATGAACTGAATCAAAGAAATGGGTTACTCAACCTAACAGCCACTTCATCTGATTTAGACTTGAACCCAAAATCTGATAACAGAAAAGGATCAAATCTTGGTGACTCTATTTCAGATTCAAACTTAGTCCAAGAGCTCTATGCAATAATGGAAATAGTGGTTGATAGAATAGAAATGCACAACAACATTAAGGCTCAGAGGGACAACTGGAATGGTCTGCTTCTCAACTCTGTGAATGGGATGACAGCCACAGCTGCAATCATGGCTGGACTAGCATGTGTCTCTGGATCTGGACCCTCCATTTTGTCTCTCAAGATCTCATCAAGTCTCCTATACATGGCTGTGACTGGGATTGTCCTAGTGATGAACAAGATCCAACCTTCACAGCTGGCAGAGGAACAGAGAAATGCTTCAAGGCTGTTCAAAAAGCTTCATGAAGAAATCAAAACCACTTTGGCTATCAAAAACCCAGTCACTTCTTTTGATGTGAAAGTTGCAATGGAAAAGGTTTTGGCTTTGGATAAAGCATTCCCACTTCCTTTACTGGGAACCATGATTGAGAAGTTTCCTCAAGTAGTGGAGCCAGCAGTGTGGTGGCCTGAGGAAGAACCCAAGTGCCATGATCAAAACATGAGTGACATGTTTGAGAGGAATGGGTGGAATGAGAATCTTGAAGAGGAAATGAAGGAGGTTTTGGGTGTGATGAAGGGAAGAGACTCTGCAGAATATGCAAGGCTAAGCAATATGGTGTTGAAGGTCAACAAGTTCTTGGCTTTCTGTGGTCCTTTGCTAACTGGGTCTGCTGCAATTGGGTCATGTCTAATTGGGTTGCCTGGTTTTGGGTCATGGGGTGCTGCTTTTGGTGTGGTTTTGGGGGCTTTGGGCACTGTGGTTAACAGCCTGGAGCATGGGGGTCAAGTTGGGATGGTGTTTGAGATGTATAGAAGCTCTGCTGGGTTCTTCAAGCTCATGGAGGAGACCATCGAGTCAAATTTGAAGGAAAGAGAGGTTGGGGATAGAGAAAATGGGGAGCTGTTTGAAGTGAAAGTGGCTCTTCAGCTTGGGAGGAGTTTGTCTGAGCTCAGAGACCTTGCAAGAGCTTCATCTTTGTCTTCAAAATTTCAACAGGCCAAAGAAGAATGTGCAAGCAAGCTGTTTTGA
- the LOC101304954 gene encoding L-type lectin-domain containing receptor kinase IX.1-like, whose amino-acid sequence MVVIHNCGNVIMIQFHEYYSPKQRLQFLLLLFFLLTPSATSLTFNFSSFSNANNIRTENHANLDKQVLRLTNSAVDELQVESVGRATYDEPFLLQDATGKLADFTTHFTFVIDSLRETAYADGLVFFIAPNGSVLNTTLGRGGALGLPVENPIDGPSRNIGYNFVAVEFDIFKNSLTSVDDPTGNHAGIDVNSLKSLNTKPWNGNITYGRNNSATVSYDSSTKNLSVAFTTFVNGAQQMDYLSHQVDLKEYLPNLVIAGFSAATGANIAVHKILSWNFSSTDLAIAKPGNGVSTGLVVGLSVGGFIVLVGVLSLVWFIFWKKRKGGESDDEDPMGLNDSIDDEFEKGTGPRKFSYSELARATNNFVEGEKLGEGGFGGVYRGFIKDLNSYVAVKRVSKGSKQGLKEYASEVRIISRLRHRNLVQLIGWCHEKGELLLVYEYMPNGSLDSHIFKLKSLLNWRVRYKVAQGLASGLFYLHEEWEQCVLHRDIKSSNIMLDSNFNVKLGDFGLARLVDHGKQSETTIVAGTRGYMALEYVTTGKASKESDVYSFGVVALEIACGRKSIDLKLPSTQINMVQWVWELYGEGKVIEAADPVLSGDFDAKQMECLMIVGLWCAHPDYRMRPSIQQAIQVLNFEVPLPSLPPQMPMATFPLSISLSMSSGYTTSSVEGRTDQSSGNGYTTNSSQFTTSSATASLL is encoded by the coding sequence ATGGTTGTCATTCACAACTGTGGGAATGTTATCATGATACAGTTTCATGAGTACTACTCACCAAAGCAGCGCCTTCAATTCCTTCTTCTTCTCTTCTTTCTGCTAACCCCTTCTGCAACCTCATTAACCTTCAATTTCTCCAGCTTCTCCAATGCAAACAATATAAGAACCGAGAATCATGCTAATCTCGACAAGCAAGTCCTCCGACTCACCAACAGTGCTGTAGATGAATTACAGGTGGAGAGCGTCGGTCGAGCCACTTACGACGAACCCTTCCTCCTCCAGGACGCCACCGGAAAGCTCGCTGATTTTACTACACATTTCACCTTTGTCATCGATTCACTACGTGAAACCGCCTACGCAGACGGGCTAGTGTTCTTCATCGCGCCAAACGGATCCGTACTTAACACAACCCTAGGAAGAGGAGGTGCCCTCGGCCTGCCGGTGGAAAACCCTATAGATGGCCCTTCAAGAAATATTGGGTACAACTTTGTGGCGGTGGAGTTTGATATCTTCAAGAATAGTCTGACATCGGTTGACGATCCCACCGGAAATCATGCCGGTATCGATGTCAACTCTCTCAAGTCCTTGAACACCAAACCTTGGAATGGTAATATTACGTATGGAAGAAACAACAGCGCTACGGTCAGTTACGATTCCAGCACAAAAAATCTTAGCGTTGCCTTCACCACATTTGTTAATGGTGCCCAACAGATGGACTATCTTTCTCACCAAGTTGATCTGAAAGAGTACTTGCCCAACTTGGTCATTGCCGGGTTCTCTGCTGCGACCGGTGCTAACATTGCTGTGCACAAGATTCTCTCATGGAATTTTTCTTCTACTGACCTGGCTATTGCTAAGCCAGGAAATGGGGTGAGTACAGGACTAGTCGTTGGTTTGAGTGTTGGTGGATTCATTGTCTTGGTTGGTGTGTTGTCACTGGTTTGGTTCATCTTTTGGAAGAAAAGAAAAGGAGGGGAAAGTGATGATGAAGATCCCATGGGACTTAATGACTCTATCGATGACGAATTTGAGAAGGGGACAGGCCCTAGGAAGTTTTCGTATAGCGAGTTGGCTCGAGCAACAAATAATTTTGTAGAGGGAGAAAAGCTTGGAGAGGGAGGATTTGGAGGGGTTTATAGAGGCTTCATAAAAGACTTGAATTCATATGTTGCTGTTAAGAGGGTATCCAAGGGATCTAAGCAAGGACTTAAGGAGTATGCATCAGAAGTAAGGATCATCAGTCGGCTTAGGCATCGGAATCTGGTGCAACTTATTGGTTGGTGCCATGAAAAGGGTGAGCTCCTGCTTGTGTATGAGTACATGCCCAACGGGAGTTTGGATTCCCATATATTCAAATTGAAAAGCTTGTTGAATTGGAGAGTAAGATACAAGGTTGCTCAAGGGTTGGCCTCCGGATTATTTTACCTACACGAAGAATGGGAACAATGTGTTTTGCATAGGGATATCAAATCCAGCAACATCATGTTGGATTCAAATTTCAACGTCAAGCTTGGGGATTTCGGGCTAGCTCGACTTGTGGACCATGGAAAGCAGTCGGAAACAACAATTGTAGCTGGAACCAGAGGCTACATGGCTCTGGAATATGTTACCACAGGAAAAGCTAGCAAGGAATCGGATGTCTACAGCTTCGGAGTTGTTGCTTTGGAAATAGCCTGCGGAAGAAAATCTATTGATCTCAAGTTACCAAGTACTCAAATAAACATGGTGCAGTGGGTTTGGGAGCTTTATGGAGAAGGGAAAGTGATCGAAGCCGCCGATCCTGTACTTTCAGGAGATTTCGATGCGAAACAAATGGAGTGCTTGATGATTGTTGGGTTATGGTGTGCTCATCCGGACTACCGTATGAGACCTTCAATACAACAAGCAATTCAAGTGCTTAACTTCGAAGTTCCATTGCCTAGTCTACCACCACAGATGCCGATGGCCACCTTTCCTCTTTCAATATCTTTATCCATGTCGTCTGGTTATACCACCAGCTCTGTAGAAGGGAGAACTGATCAGTCTTCAGGCAACGGCTATACGACTAATTCCTCACAGTTCACAACATCTTCTGCAACAGCATCGCTTCTGTAA
- the LOC101305253 gene encoding uncharacterized protein LOC101305253 encodes MIQVLFTIVFAEMVLILSLLFRSPLRQLVIMGLDCSKQGRGPLVAKSVGGTILVFFISTIYSVFNVHKKRSTEAGFINPTNEVLMAHRILEASLTGFSLFLALMIDRLHYYIKELYRLRKYKQEELKMECDEQSQIRKSSIHSSAPAVIKKT; translated from the exons ATGATTCAAGTTTTATTTACAATTGTGTTTGCCGAAATGGTGTTGATTCTGAGCCTTCTGTTTAGAAGCCCTTTGAGGCAGTTGGTGATCATGGGATTGGATTGTTCGAAGCAGGGACGAGGGCCATTGGTGGCCAAGAGTGTGGGAGGAACCATTCTCGTCTTCTTCATCTCTACCATATACAGTGTGTTCAATGTTCATAAGAAACGCTCGACTGAGGCAGGCTTTATTAATCCAACTAATGAGGTTCTTATGGCACACCGCATATTGGAAGCATCTCTTACAG GGTTTTCCCTATTCTTGGCACTGATGATAGACAGGTTGCACTACTATATCAAAGAGCTCTATCGACTTAGAAAATACAAGCAAGAAGAACTGAAAATGGAATGCGATGAGCAGAGTCAGATCAGGAAAAGCAGCATTCACAGTAGTGCACCAGCAGTGATAAAAAAGACATAA
- the LOC101305547 gene encoding mitogen-activated protein kinase kinase kinase ANP1-like yields MVMEWTRGRTIGRGSTAVVSLATDAFSGEVFAVKSAELSRSSFLRKEQCFLSKLSSPHVVRYLGCDVSTEQNEPMYNIFMEYVPGGTLSDAVRRNGKQLEEGVIQSFTHQIVQGLEYLHSNGLAHCDIKSQNILVCQESGKIKIADLGCAKLVHESPTSAFSGTPVFMAPEVARGEEQGFEADIWALGCTLIEMATGGSSPWTEVSDPVSALYLIGFSSDLPELPRWLSKEGKDFLSKCLMKCPRERWTAKELLEHPFLEDYSSMGSVSLSSSPISVLDQGLWDSFEVFEDAPQKQVRQSICSSNSPQDRIKMLIGGTCSTFSDTTNWEIDENWCTIRSNGSEDSHALLKNNNVIAISESMVATVALDMDSIIDEQLHSPMCDDDDEELAFEYFVESDSRIGSDGDFVISYIVTDDSFVNILDFEQDTRNYSFIHSQLLFFWPNCGA; encoded by the coding sequence ATGGTGATGGAGTGGACTAGAGGACGAACCATAGGCCGCGGCTCCACCGCCGTTGTCTCTCTCGCTACTGATGCTTTCTCCGGTGAGGTGTTTGCGGTGAAGTCGGCCGAGCTTTCGCGGTCGTCTTTCTTGCGAAAGGAGCAGTGTTTTCTGTCTAAGTTGAGCTCTCCTCATGTGGTCAGGTACTTGGGTTGTGATGTTAGCACTGAACAGAATGAGCCAATGTACAATATTTTCATGGAGTACGTACCCGGCGGCACGCTTTCCGATGCGGTTCGGAGAAATGGAAAGCAGCTCGAGGAGGGTGTGATCCAGTCATTCACGCATCAGATTGTGCAGGGTTTGGAGTATCTTCATTCTAATGGGTTGGCACATTGTGACATCAAGAGCCAGAACATTTTGGTGTGTCAAGAGAGTGGCAAGATCAAAATTGCTGATTTGGGTTGTGCTAAATTGGTGCATGAATCTCCCACGTCAGCATTTTCCGGCACGCCGGTGTTCATGGCGCCGGAGGTGGCAAGGGGAGAGGAGCAGGGGTTTGAAGCAGATATATGGGCACTTGGGTGTACATTGATTGAAATGGCCACCGGAGGCAGTAGCCCCTGGACGGAGGTGAGTGACCCTGTTTCTGCTCTCTACCTGATTGGATTCTCCAGTGACTTGCCGGAGCTTCCAAGGTGGCTTTCGAAAGAGGGTAAGGATTTCTTGAGCAAGTGTTTGATGAAGTGCCCAAGAGAGAGGTGGACAGCTAAGGAGCTGCTTGAGCATCCATTTCTTGAAGACTACTCATCAATGGGGTCTGTGAGTTTGAGCTCATCTCCTATTAGTGTGTTGGATCAAGGTCTTTGGGATTCATTTGAAGTCTTTGAAGACGCTCCTCAGAAACAAGTTCGTCAAAGCATTTGTTCCAGTAATTCTCCGCAAGATAGAATCAAGATGTTGATTGGAGGTACTTGTTCTACATTTTCAGATACAACCAATTGGGAAATTGATGAGAATTGGTGCACTATTAGAAGCAATGGCTCTGAGGATAGCCACGCCTTATTGAAGAACAACAATGTCATTGCTATCTCAGAGTCCATGGTGGCAACTGTTGCATTAGATATGGATTCCATTATTGATGAGCAGCTTCACAGTCCAATGTGTGATGATGACGATGAGGAATTAGCTTTTGAATATTTTGTAGAATCTGACAGTAGAATTGGTAGTGACGGAGATTTTGTAATCTCATACATTGTTACAGACGATTCTTTTGTAAACATTCTTGATTTTGAACAAGATACTCGAAATTATTCTTTTATTCACTCCCAATTGTTATTTTTCTGGCCAAACTGTGGTGCTTAA